The segment ttagtaaattgttgttcaGCACATATCACATATTGATTGGGTGAATAAatcagtttataatatttatgagtaCAACGGGCGTGCGCCATTTATACGTTCTTATTAAACCGAAATACTTTCGACCTGCTTATTTATACTGCTTTGGAATCTTATTCTGAATTCTTAAGATGAAACCGTTCATTTTCGTGACTCTATAgttgtttaatttcaatactaTTGCGAAAGCGTTTCCAAATAATGGCGATTTTACAATCATAAGGAAAgttgaatagaaaaattttgttcgttgtccatataatatatttttagtgacgAGCGTGTGTATTATGATCAGCTTTATAAATAACGATACATACTAGCTGTATGTATGGCAGTAATATcgtctttttaatttacgacGTGACttcatacatatgtttatcAGTTGCCGAGTCACGTGACGTTCGATCACGAGCCCCAGTGTCGGTCAAAAGTTTATCGATGTGACTTCCCTATAATTTAACGCATCTCTAAATATAATTCGTAAAACCtatcaataaaatgataattttattttattgcggCGATAACTGTtgccataataatatttcgatttttttttatagatctCGTGGATCCGAATGACGATGCCAAACAGGCATTACCTCAACATTGACGTTTCCAAATTCCCCGCCAACGTAACGAAGGGCGATCCTcgtcattttatttaccaacCCATAGACAAGCCGGCGGGTGTGATTTACGCCCAGCTTAGAAGACGGCCTAAAAGCCATTTGTGACCGTGACTTACCAATAATTTATACAcgttttagatatttatgaaattctaACAGGACTgtaatagaaacaaaatattcttttgcATTGTCCTGTAAAGTGATTAATTCGAGTAACAAGTTCTTCTGTCAAGGATAAAGACATCCCTATGTTATCGATAaagaattttcataataattttatctcgaAGGACTTTGCGCTTTGTATGGCGGAGAATGTAAAGAAATGTCTAGTCAAGGATTGTCACAAGTACTGTGTTTGATGAAATAAGTGGTTTATGTTAAaggaatgtttattttaaataatttacaaattgatgttaattagtttataatttttatattaatattaatatatgaataaatggaataagtattaattgattttatttatttacccgCTCAGTtctaatatttagttttcctCAGTTGATGCAAATAGCGAGGGATGGATAAAgaaataaagcaatattttatattaattttactttatatcatACGTTTATTTAACACATAGTTACACACTTATATTAGAAGCTAAATgctatttgtaaaaaataggtatttgtatttaaatagttaacaGTACAAGATTTCGTATGTGAGAAATTCTGaaattttacgtaaaataattCCGCTAACAAAAAGCAGTTCATCATAAAATACTCTACCATACCGCTCATGGAATGacgtaagatatttaaaaatttcattttcatgtaataaaaggcttttaaatgaaattatcatAAGCGTTGGCAATTTGTGTGTTGCATTCTgtactttttattaagaacTGTACGTTATTTGAAGTTATATTGAAGAAATGTATGCTTTACAGAAACACTAAGGTTCTTACGAACacgtattaaattttgtgttcCGAGTCTTGATCTCATAACGAGTAAGAGGAGCACTTCAGATAAAGTAACGAAGAGGAGGTAagtgtgtaaattttattttcgatgACTTCAAATCTTTATCATGgacatagattatatatagcaTACAAATTCGGTTACGTATATATTAtgcctttaatttttttttaatgttgataCAGTTCGGATAAGTTTTCCTTATAAACAGCAGAAATTACAAAGTAAAGtcagaattttatacaattgcctaaaattgttttagacAGACAGTAAcagttcaattaaaaaaatatttttggaatatattacataaatatatattatagttacatgaaacaaataataccagaagttatttattaaaataatataattaaaaatgaaattgtcGCTTAAAACCACTAATTATGCTTTTACCGTGTCATTCTGCTTAATATTACAGTGAATTAGAAAAAAAGAgagaaaaaatgtaaaaatataaatccacacaaaaaaaatatatatatatatatataaataatcgatGACAGTATGGTTATAAACGTTTCGTTCCAATGATTTTATCCGCTAAAGCGTAAAGCTCCTCCACGGTCTGtaacagaataataaaattatcaattaaaaattaacgagAGAcagttttaaacttaattatctGCTAACGTCACTCATATGATAGTGCATATAAGTTTgtacgttaatatttattacccGATGTACGAaacattgttaatttttaattccaattGACAAaggtttacttttattaaatttgtacttaaataaatgttcacaCTGTTTGTTAAGACAGATAACATAGAAACTAAATATTAGTGAAATCTGGTTTTTAAGAATACATAACGATAAAGATGTGACTcagtatgtttttaatgtcCTATATATTGGAAACGATTTGATAGCACTTGCCAAatacttacttatattaaggttaactaattaaataattaatttgtaacggTCATTTGTGGCTGTCATTTTTAAGTTAGTTAAAATATCGTACTGACATTCGAGTTTGGattaataatctattaatgtgcctaattttattatttacattaccaATAAAGTAGCTAGCTAGCTTACCATAGATTCACCTGCGGATGCggaaaaatctaatattatatatttcgatttagaagtattaaacaaatatcctTACAGtaatttgcatataaaaaggatttttatataaatgggtcatgtctttatttattagtagaaattattgtatgaaatattactcGACATTACACCtgcttatatatttcttgCTTGTCTTGTTGTTTGTTACATGTTGCcgcaaaaatatgtttattaatgtgtttatttatgttgaaaagtatttatgaATAGTTCACTACaagatatattgttaatttgctttaaaacaataataagttttaagttataacacttgataaatatattcttaggatttttaaattttgtatctttgtaagtaatattataaaaaaatagattgctttataataaaattatcattttaattcaatatgtgGTAACCATATTCGATTGACTCAATAAACGAAAAAGTCAAATGTCACAAAGTGGTTTAGATAGAGTTTCGAGTAAAAACTAGTTCAAATTAATTGAGGATGTTTACAGTTATAAAATGTAGTAACGAGATATTAAACGTTAGTAGGCACGCGTGATACCTCGCTGTTGAGATATTTGagcaaattaatttgttttaaattgtttaaaacattttctcgTTATAGAAATGTTGTCTAGACATGACTGTACACATAGTCAGAAGTTAAGAGAAAAggaatcattataaatattttctttctttcgAGATATATTaaggataaattttataaaaaatacctttataaatagttatccGATAGTTTTTAGGTTCACTTTTGATTCTATAGTGTCACAGATCTAGAACATGACTTTAGCATGAAAGCCGTGTAAGTTAATAGAATACACGAGTACAATGCTGAAGATGTTTGtagaatgttttgtttatataatctcGTTACGAAGGGTCAGGCTAAGTTAGGCTTTATCTGGATATAACCGGTTCGTCACGAGCCCTGTCTTTGTATACATTTCTGTATAGCCATCGTAATGTGTTGCCGATAGTACAACACTGTATCTCTAGTTATTCGATCAAAGTTCAATTTTTATAGTCTGACGCATACAGATAAGAGATATTCTAAATCCAGTAATCAAGCGGATGTTTAATCGCTATTTAGAACATACTAGAAAGTTTTGCAAAATACTAGACTTACGGTTAgactttttaatgttttaacttCGTTAGTTTCATATTTGAGGACGGCGAATTGTTCGTCTGTAAATCTAAAACCTTTATCGATGTCCGCTTGTTTAAGTTCCTGTAGTTCTTTGGCGCACTTCACCAGGAGCTGTTCGGGTGTTAGTTGCTCCCCTTCTTCATCAGCTGGTTCATCTTCCACTTCCTCCTCAATTGCCTTTTGAGAAATATTAGAGAGATATTATAGAGGATCACCGATACTTATGTTAAATGAACAATTTATATGAGGACCGTTCAGGGTTAAGAGTACATTGActgtagaaaataaatgtggAAGGTGTTATCCGATTGTTAATGTGACATttctttaactttatatatttatgatagttATTGTAGTGTTTCGGAATATcatattgtcattttaaataatactctctatgtaattttatattaatattattaaaaatttatataacaattgtgACACGGAGTACTCTATTGGAAAAGCGGTTTTAATAACCTACAAGCCATTGCTGTTCACAACACTGttctaacatttaaatttttcacataacCGTATACTTGGTTATTATGTGTctgtatacaatatatattttgactgACCTGGTCAAACTTTTGCGATGCCTTCAACTTCCTGTAGTACGCATCCGCTCTTTTCTTCGATGCTTTAGCGACTTCCCTGTTCACCATCCTCCAGAACACAAACACTGGATGATGGAACAATTCCGGTGGACATTCTTTGAGAGGAGTTTTGCCAACCAGTATTAATCTTTTCAGTCTTTCCATTTCATCGAGCTGAtgatagataatattattatagaattaattttatataggtataaatTGGATGTGAATGGagcactttaataaaaattttatagttttataaattatttggctATTATAATTgactaataatgtttttttactaatagTGTGTCATgcaacaaataatttactgagttaattagaaatttatttccagATATAAGGATAATTTGATCAAACTgcgatttctttttataaacaaaaatacactCACAACTCTAGAAGAGATCCTCTTGTTGAGATTTTCTTCATTGACGGCACGTATTCTTTCCTCAAGTTGGGTCATGTAAGTCTTGTCTGTAAGACGGACCAAATTCGAACCCATATGCTTTTCAAGTCGGGCTCGCACATGAGGATGCGTAAAGCTGTGGGATgaggtatatataaataaatattggatTTAAGCTATTAAGTGTAAGGACTTTTGCGTTGCtatcgatatatttaaaaaaacgaacCATCTTGAGCGCGGTACTGCGTTTTGATTCGTTTTGAAGGACAGAACGTTGGATGTCGATTGAAGGACTATTCTCTAATGACACAATGTACGGTAAGGATGAGTAGTTTTGACGCCGGGTGCCAGTGTCATAGTTGAGACCTTTATCGCGGTGAGCGACTGGGTTGGCACGGTATGGCACGGCTACAACCGATACCACATACCTATGTATATATCATCATGTAACGTGGTGTTCATACTTGATCGCTTTCACAAAGCTCACATTAACGTGAATTGGAAAATGTTTGATCGTGTTTAAAATGTGTATCATAAttgatagataataaatactagGTCATTGATAGGACAGGTGTTAAAAGTGAAGTAGTACACCGGTTATTTTTCCAAAgcctaaaaaaaaatcttcaaagtaaataacattactatTTCATGAAGATAatacgaatttaaaaatataatattttttccatagtACGTCCGCATCTTTATGTTTCGTGAcgaaaagtttttgttatttgtcataCATGGCTTCTAAATGACTCTTCAGTCGGCAGCGGTTTGATGTACAAATTGACAGTCTTATCGCTTAGGTCTAAGATTGAAAatcgaaattatttataataatagtagaGTACTTGAATAGTTGCTATTCAATATCAATatctgtgaaataaaattaatttacgtaGTGATAACTGATTCATGTTGTCGGCATGCAAATTTTATGcttaatctaaaaatatttttatacttcgtaccaaaattatctttatcaaATTGGGAGTTAAATGTTATCGtttcgtttatattattaaaagtaattgcgTCAGTCCAAGTCCCTCTGTAAGCATTTGCTTTGTAATTGATCCTAAATATGTCATTCGGGTCGCGTTTTGATGGCAGGAAATGCTTTTGTCACACATAAAACGAGCGACTTTTATAGTATACTTTCGTGCCACAGTTGGGTTACTATTATTGGCACTTAAAGGGTTACCTGTTATTATGTGTACTCTACCTTTAATGACACCCAGATAAAATAGGGGCACGGTTGACGCCAATGCCAGACAGACGTTTAAATGTACGTTGTTAGCTAACTCGTTCCTGTTTACGTTAAAAACTAGCATGTAATTCTTTAACCGACACCTTCTGCTTTATATCAaaacgattaaaataaaatctatacagTGACTAATAGTTCTCATTaagtttaagaaattaaaattattaatgaagtaaaGTAGacaatctattattttaattgttttttaattctttgtgAACTTTGTTTACACGGGAATAAAATCACTCAATATTATTGTGTATGTAACGTAAGTAATCAACACAATCATTTGAAAAGTATCATTGTATTTTCTATATTGACATATCaattcgatttttttaaataatgtttacgtCGAATAGGATACTAGTTTTTGAACGCTGCTCTGCGTACAAAAAAGTAACCTCATTCTTCTtcacagaaaatttaataagaagttaattaaaaataaaccaaatttctattttacttTAGCTTTTACAACACTTGTATGAATTATTACATTGTTATGTGAGCAAAAAATATCTTCTGAAACATCTTATAACATAAACATACAGTTATTAGCACTgtgtcaataaattaaaaatctttaagtaacaaaaacatttatattttctcagtAATCTGAGTTTAGAAAAACGATGACTGCGTTTCTGATACCAAAATAGTACAAGTGAATATTTACATAggattttatcatttatattaaaagtgctATACATAAAGGGCTTGGAAAATCGAATGTTAATTATGTTCATATTTAGTCACGATATTTCTTAAATGGAATGGAATCCTATTTTCTAATGGAATTTTACATTCTGGTAGTAGTTATATGTGAGTATGCAAAGTGAATGGCATAACCTCAACGCAGTtctacaataacaataaagacGAACCAATTAGTTCGTTCTTTTAATAGTCGCAGTATTTATACACATCGATTTGCAAGACAAAAAGGAATGCTCCTTTGAACAACGATAAAATTCCGTCTGAATCACGAGCGATAAATAGCTCACATTTTTATGAACCATTACACCGATGCGAAAGTGTTTTCGACTGTAATATTTGATAACGACTGGGACAAACAGGAAGAGGAAGTCAAAGTGGAcactgaattaattaaattttattgggTTATAAAACTTCGtggtacttaaatattaaacgatgAGACTGttattgaaagtaaaatagattttatatttaggtatatatcaataatttacataacaaaattattgtaaaaattaatattattgacgCTTCGGTATAGATTatctcaaatataataatatatttatccatTCCAAGAAGGAGTTAGATCAATGAATCACGTGAATTAGAGTGGGCATCGTtagagttataaataatgatttttatgattattctGAAAGCATACATCAATTTAAGTACGTTTGAATGGAAACATTTAGAAAATGGGTAATCAGTTAGAAGTTcggttgtaaaataaaacagtttgtgatatttttaaaatcaataaaacgaACGGGTCAAACTCTTAAATACTCTGATCTATTTGCTGCATTAGCATCACATTCAAGGAAGTTTACGCACACACAGTCGTTGCTACAATGTGCCAATGTATcgcgataaatttaaaatagacttTTCTTCAAGGAGCCACTGAGAGCTGTATTCTAAGATTGAAcgataatagttattttattagaatgaaaataaatcttccataaataaaaatcacaaaataatGAGTAATTTCAGTCCAGCTCGAGATTCAGCTCAGAtttcaataacataattttcaataacaatcgtgttaattttattgataacagTATCTTGATACGCAACACGTTTATCTCAACGTGTACGGTCTGTATACATGGGAGTGTGAATGAcgtaaaatgttttcttagtTATTATCTCCAAAACTCTTTGAACCAGAACAAAGCGCGTTCCGATGTTGTAAACTGACTCGTATATCGGATCGCTGAAGGAAATTCATTGCTGATTTACGACCCTTTTAAGTAATGTGCATACTTGGAAATACATTGCTTTGATTTCAAATGTAAACATAATGACAGGTACTGTCTTCAAAGCCATTTAATGTGCTGAACAGAATAGCTACaaagtatacaaataaaaaaaaaattgcttagtGGTGAAAATTTGTTGACGGGTCAGTTGTTTAATGACTAgtgtattttttcatacatatattttttgttctacaGTTTTTATGTACAGTAAAGTTAGTAAAAGACGgcttaaattgtttatattttgtgaattgCTAGTAAATGTCCAAAAAGTAATCAACTTTCAGgttgaaaatttattcattatcaatattataaatttaaatgaactcgtgctagaaaaataatagataaaaaaactaacaactATACATTCAATGAAGTTTCAATGATGTTGTTAAAATCCGTTTTGTTTACGTATAATGGAGCTCTTAAAACCATTTCAAATGtgcattttctaaatatttattgtcaaaCAGCACCTGGATACCGATTTCGATCGTGGTGATTCCATAGGTGTGCAATCATCGTGATCCCCGGCAGAGTGTCTTCGACCGCGGTCAGCCAATAGTTCTATGGTCGTCCAAAAGGAACTCTCAGACGCGTTCGACGACGTCCGGTGCATCTTCACTATTGACTATGCATGTTGCTTCAAGCGCGGCCTCAAGTGCAATGACTCTGCCCAATGCCGCTATGAACCGACCCCCCTAGAAGCGAGCCCCACACCCGAACACACGCGAACATTAATCTAACGCCCGAAAACCATCgctcataattttctttttactaaTACCTACTACTTCATACACAATTCACTATTTGATTTTCTGtttcaattaattcaatataacattaatttaatatataagcattaaagtcttttaatttaattatgggATTAACTGAACAGTTGATgcttattgtaaatattaaagttatgcattttatggaaaaataattttaattacatataattgtatttgataAAAGGGAAATTGTAGGTTAAGAAAACGCATAGTCCTAGTTAAACATTCGAGAAGTGACCCAGATGGCGCCAACGTCGCCACTTCCAACTGGGTCAGCTGGATGCTACGACCTTCGCCTcatgaaaataatgtacttttttatttggacTCACTGACAGTTACTTATTGTATTACAGTCGAAATATCTTAATCGGTACTCTTGTTTATATAGTTGCCATAACTGCTAATAATGATTCATTTGgctttgaaatttattcttaagtGAAATATTAGATCGTGCCTATTATCAGAAGTCACGGGGTCTAATGATAAACGaaacacaataaattatttttattgctaataGTTTTTCGAACACGTTCAGAGTCGAGagataagttattaataatattttagcgaATTGTGACTCTTTactttatcttaaattattgaaacatgTGACTGATTTAAAACATCTAATTGCGGAAAAAAAGATACGGGTCATCAACgactttatctttatttaccAACGCTAAGGTTATTAAAAcatgatattaaattcaagaataaagaattataaattatttatagaaagtgAAGACCTTTTAAAAACtgcatttttgtttattttttgtccgCTTGTTATTGGTTTAACTAAACAACGGCAATTAAGAAAGCAACACTGCTAGTTTTCCTTTTCGCTGAGACAACAGCAATCGCACATCGTCATGCTTACCCGACTGCGTTTCGATCTTGAATTCACTCCATAATTTAACACACATAACACTATGGAACTTACATATGTTGAACGGATATTTCATTGCACATCTAGCAGACAAATAGAGATGCACCTTCATGCGAAGGTTCTTTTCTCGCTTCGCTAGAAAAAAGGCTTTTGTTGCAAGTCGAGTGAAGCGTCCTCATGATTTCGGTACCGAACTGTTTTTTTGGACATGACACGGTTTTCCGATCATAAAATTGAAACTGGTGGTCCcttctatttcttttataatagaaaccACCCCAGATAACTGGGCTACCgaacaaaaaataacctaGATTCGATCGGACATTGGTTTACCAAGATCACCTCCGTGGATGAAGCGCCTGAGTCGCCAGTAGAGCGTTCCGCTCGCTCCGCTTTTTTCactaaataatcttttaaaattcaccAGGGAATGGAGGTCAAATGTATtagataaaatacaaaataactaattttaactattaaaagtttttcttatTCTATCGGTCTTTGTTAAACTCAAGTAAcacaaattcattttaataaacacatcACCGTTTGAATTATCGAACAtgaaatagtatataattttataaatactacgttggttcaaaataaactaaccaatttataaatatttaatattggaaTTGGAATTTATTGGAaggaaaataaagtttttgttcTCAAAACTGCCATTTAAACCAAAGCATTTACACATAAAAAGgtcgtatattatatatccatTGCATgactgtaattaattaaaataattttttttttactgttataaaaattaaattcaaatttagtaatttttaacgcgtttaattttaaacggtCGTCGTCTAAATTTCTTAGAgctaaaaatgttaaaagttttgataataaaaatagtggcTTCGTGAAAGCAATAATACAAAAGCAACAATTAAGGTTGGATgatagaaacatttttatcttcaaaaaaatataaagaagcgTTATTAGCTTTCCAGGCCTGTTTGCGTGTTTAGCGGAATTTAACTTGAAGATACAActgttgaattaaattttacttacgcATATTGAATAATCATTGCCTGCCACCATCGAGGAAGGTCTGGTAGTTGAaatcttttcattttttttctcgttgTCTCCCCTTCCCCCCCTTCATCTTCGCCTTCTACCTATTTGATAGataaaaacattctttaaattaatttttaacgttttatcTAATGTGAAGATCCTGTTGTTAAAATCATCTAAAGTTAATATCTTACAATTGAGTCTCTGTTTCTTATATGTCcatatatcattaattcttaaaaatatatatttaaaattctccaTTTAACTAATCCTGTTATATCGTATGAACAATAAGAATgagtcattatttttaacaaaaagcaagtaattttttttttcataactagtatataaaatattaatatatttcagttattttccTGTTTACCAGTAATCTAAGAGATTTTCATATTGATATTCAAAttgagtaacaaaaaaaaaaagcaaaatggATATATCATATAGGGAAAGCAAAAGCAGGTAAAATTTTCAGCAGTTTTATTGAACGCAACGAATATTTAAAGGTTCAACgacatcaaaattttattggtttataatataaaagtaaaaataattgtactaTAGTTAACTTAGTACGTTTAACTTCAAGTgttgacatatatataaacttttggTTAATCTCCTGACAAACCTTTTAGGATTTAACGAGAACACAAGAgtataatagatttatattttatatggctttcatatagtatttttacatTGGAAAAGAATTGGAGCCAACATTAAAGCATTCAgatcaaaagtaataaaaaatatataagcgatttgcgtaaaatatttaatggtaTTCGTTTATCCTGAATAGCATTGAGACATTTTGaacatcttaaaataataacaatttattgcatattaagttgcaaaattttattaatataaataaacgtataataatatcaagatcaagaatagaaaaaaagttGCAGAAATCCAAATCAATTGTCAACAATAATTTCAAGGTCTTCTAAGAAATAGTCGTGACGAACAAACACACAGATAACTTTGTGATCTAAATGTGTTATTGAATGTAGAATGACTTTATTTGTTCATAACAgcttatataactttttatcaaCGGgtgtgtttttattacaatcacCTCTGTACATAAATGCAATGATGTAACAATAATAGCATATTTGTACCTGTATTTTGACCCTCTTGTCTTTGTCGTCCGCCTGCCCATCGTCGTTACCAGTTTTGTTGtctgtcattttaattttattggtttaaaattattacttagaatttaaacatttacaaaatttaaattaca is part of the Danaus plexippus chromosome 2, MEX_DaPlex, whole genome shotgun sequence genome and harbors:
- the LOC116765385 gene encoding uncharacterized protein LOC116765385, which translates into the protein MTDNKTGNDDGQADDKDKRVKIQVEGEDEGGEGETTRKKMKRFQLPDLPRWWQAMIIQYAFTHPHVRARLEKHMGSNLVRLTDKTYMTQLEERIRAVNEENLNKRISSRVLDEMERLKRLILVGKTPLKECPPELFHHPVFVFWRMVNREVAKASKKRADAYYRKLKASQKFDQAIEEEVEDEPADEEGEQLTPEQLLVKCAKELQELKQADIDKGFRFTDEQFAVLKYETNEVKTLKSLTTVEELYALADKIIGTKRL